A single Fusarium oxysporum Fo47 chromosome IV, complete sequence DNA region contains:
- a CDS encoding phosphoribosyltransferase-like protein, which translates to MSSQLAPYKQEFLEAAIAGEILKFGSFELKSKRISPYFFNAGLFHTARLAGAIATAFAKSISEAQQETGLDFDIIFGPAYKGIPLASSIAVKLGEIAPENLDRVSYSFDRKEAKDHGEGGNIVGAPLKGKKILIVDDVITAGTAKREAIDKIRKEGGIVVGIVVALDRMEKLPATDGDESKPGPSAIGELRKEYGIPIFAILTLDDIIAGMKSFASEDDIKRTEEYRLKYKASD; encoded by the coding sequence ATGTCTTCTCAACTCGCCCCCTACAAGCAAGAATTCTTGGAGGCCGCCATCGCTGGCGAGATCCTCAAGTTTGGCAGCTTCGAGCTCAAGTCAAAGCGCATCTCACCCTACTTCTTCAACGCCGGCCTCTTCCACACTGCCCGTCTCGCCGGCGCTATTGCCACTGCTTTTGCCAAGTCTATCTCTGAGGCTCAGCAAGAGACCGGCCTTGACTTCGACATCATCTTTGGTCCCGCTTACAAGGGCATTCCTCTTGCTTCCTCCATTGCTGTCAAGCTCGGCGAGATCGCCCCTGAGAACCTCGACCGTGTTTCTTACTCTTTCGATCgcaaggaggccaaggatcACGGGGAGGGCGGTAACATCGTCGGTGCGCCTttgaagggaaagaagattCTCATCGTTGACGATGTCATCACTGCTGGAACTGCCAAGCGAGAGGCTATTGACAAGATCCGAAAGGAGGGTGGTATCGTTGTTGGTATTGTCGTTGCCCTCGACCGCATGGAGAAGCTCCCTGCTACCGATGGCGATGAGTCCAAGCCTGGCCCCAGTGCCATTGGCGAGTTGCGAAAGGAGTATGGCATTCCTATCTTCGCTATCCTGACCCTCGATGATATCATTGCTGGTATGAAGAGCTTTGCTTCAGAGGACGATATCAAGCGAACTGAGGAGTACCGTCTCAAGTACAAGGCCAGCGACTAA
- a CDS encoding P-loop containing nucleoside triphosphate hydrolase protein, with product MKTTWKDIPPVPTQQEFLDIVLSRTQRKLPTQIRAGFKISRIRAFYTRKVKFTQETFSEKFGAILESFPRLQDIHPFHKDLLNTLYDADHFRIALGQMSTAKHLIETISRDYVRLLKYGQSLFQCKQLKRAALGRMATLIKRLKDPLMYLDQVRQHLGRLPSIDPNTRTLLICGYPNVGKSSFLKSVTRADVDVQPYAFTTKSLFVGHFDYKYLRFQAIDTPGILDHPLEEMNTIEMQSITAIAHLRSAIMYFMDLSEQCGYTVSAQIALFKSIKPLFSNKLVFVVINKIDVTRPEDLEPEVQAELQSILKSGEVEMLQLSCNTQEGVQEVKNAACERLIAERVNQKLKAGTNNSGNIGGRLADVMSRIHVAQPMGGQTLETFIPEGVKDRKKYDKTDPERRRLARDEEEENGGAGVFNVDMKADYMLANPEWKYDKIPEIYDGKNVYDFIDPDIEAKLQALEEEEEKLEAEGFYESDEDIEDDEEAEVMRKAELIREKQQLIRNEARMKKRLKNQAIIPRKQMKKPLSEFEDALDQLGVDTTDIAERARSKSRPRGRSTSRMGTEDPDAMDVDGGRSSTPRERMRSMSRPRSRAPTASRRDDGVTDEATRSKADRIARLNQKRMNRMARQGEGDRHTTASITKHLVVGKRGMGKTNRR from the exons atgaagacgaccTGGAAGGACATCCCCCCGGTGCCTACTCAGCAGGAGTTTCTGGATATTGTTCTGAGCCGGACCCAGCGCAAGCTGCCAACGCAGATTCGCGCCGGTTTCAAGATCAGCCGTATTCGAG CTTTCTACACTCGAAAGGTCAAGTTCACACAAGAGACCTTTTCAGAGAAGTTCGGCGCCATCCTCGAGAGTTTCCCTCGTCTGCAGGACATCCATCCTTTCCACAAGGATCTCCTCAACACCCTCTACGATGCCGACCATTTCAGAATCGCCCTCGGTCAGATGTCCACCGCCAAGCATCTGATTGAGACCATCTCCCGCGATTATGTCCGTCTCCTCAAGTACGGCCAGTCTCTGTTCCAGTGCAAGCAGCTCAAGAGGGCCGCTCTGGGTCGCATGGCCACCCTCATTAAGCGACTCAAGGACCCTCTTATGTACCTCGATCAGGTCCGCCAGCATCTCGGCCGTCTGCCTTCGATCGACCCCAACACTCGAACACTGCTTATCTGCGGTTACCCCAACGTCGGAAAGTCTAGTTTCCTCAAGAGCGTTACTCGTGCCGATGTCGACGTTCAGCCCTATGCTTTCACCACAAAGAGTCTGTTTGTCGGTCACTTCGACTACAAGTATCTCCGCTTCCAGGCCATCGATACCCCCGGTATTTTGGATCACCCTCTTGAGGAGATGAACACCATTGAGATGCAAAGTATCACCGCCATTGCCCATTTGAGATCCGCCATTATGTACTTTATGGATCTTTCAGAGCAGTGCGGATACACAGTTAGCGCCCAGATTGCTCtcttcaagagcatcaagcCTCTGTTCTCCAACAAGCTAGTCTTCGTTGTTATCAACAAGATTGATGTCACCCGACCTGAGGACCTTGAGCCCGAGGTTCAGGCTGAGCTCCAAAGCATTCTCAAGTCGGGTGAGGTCGAGATGCTCCAATTGTCCTGCAACACTCAGGAGGGTGTTCAAGAGGTCAAGAACGCTGCTTGCGAGCGCTTGATCGCTGAGCGTGTTAaccagaagctcaaggctggTACCAACAACAGCGGAAACATCGGTGGCCGTCTGGCTGATGTTATGTCCCGTATCCACGTTGCTCAGCCCATGGGTGGTCAGACTCTTGAGACTTTCATCCCCGAGGGTGTCAAGGACCGCAAGAAGTATGACAAGACCGACCCCGAGCGCCGAAGACTCGCTcgtgatgaggaggaggagaacggtggtgctggtgtcTTCAACGTCGACATGAAGGCCGACTACATGCTCGCCAACCCCGAGTGGAAGTACGACAAGATCCCCGAGATCTACGATGGCAAGAACGTCTACGACTTTATCGATCCCGATATTGAGGCTAAGCTTCAGgctcttgaggaagaggaggagaagctcgaggctgaGGGCTTCTACGAGTCTGATGAGGATattgaggatgacgaggaggcTGAGGTCATGCGCAAGGCCGAGCTGATCCgtgagaagcagcagctcaTCCGCAATGAGGCCCGCATGAAGAAGCGTCTCAAGAACCAGGCCATCATCCCTCGCaagcagatgaagaagcccCTTTCCGAGTTCGAGGATGCCCTCGACCAACTCGGTGTCGACACCACCGATATTGCCGAGCGTGCTCGCTCAAAGTCTCGTCCTCGTGGCCGTTCCACATCTCGCATGGGCACCGAGGACCCCGATGCCATGGATGTCGACGGTGGTCGCAGCAGCACTCCCCGCGAGCGTATGCGCTCTATGAGCCGACCTCGAAGCCGTGCTCCTACTGCCAGCCGCCGCGACGATGGTGTCACAGACGAGGCTACTCGATCCAAGGCCGATCGTATCGCCAGGCTCAACCAGAAGCGCATGAACCGCATGGCCCGACAGGGAGAGGGCGATCGACACACGACCGCTTCCATCACCAAGCACTTG GTCGTCGGAAAGCGTGGTATGGGCAAGACAAACCGCAGATAG
- a CDS encoding GDP dissociation inhibitor: protein MDEIAPEYDVIVLGTGLTECILSGVLSVKGKKVLHIDRNDHYGGEAASVNLETLFKKYGNFREGEEPWKQYGRLNDWNIDLVPKFLMSSGELTNILVSTDVTRYLEFKQVAGSYVQQGASNKATVAKVPSDAAEALRSPLMGIFEKRRMKSFIEWVGTFDPKDPATHKGLDINKCTMKDVYDKFGLEATTKDFIGHAMALYLTDDYITTPGQAPEAIQRIRLYGNSVARYGKSPYIYPLYGLGELPQGFARLSAIYGGTYMLNTNIDEIQYEGDKAVGIEATMTGVEEMKFKTKAKMILGDPSYFPNKAKVVGHVLRAICILKHPLAGTNDADSAQLIIPQSQVGRKNDIYIACVSSAHNVCPKGYWIAIVSTIAETSANHHVELQAGLDRLGKIEEQFMGPPIPIYEPLEDGTKDNIFISKSYDATSHFETTTDDVKDIYRRATGEELKVEGLREGIQVAEEQ, encoded by the exons ATGGATGAGATTGCTCCTGAATACGACGTCATCGTGCTGGGCACTG GATTGACCGAGTGTATTCTTTCTGG TGTTCTGAGtgtcaagggcaagaaggtcCTCCACATCGACCGCAATGATCACTATGGCGG TGAGGCAGCTTCCGTGAACCTCGAGACT ctcttcaagaagtACGGAAACTTCCGCGAAGGCGAGGAGCCCTGGAAGCAATATGGTCGCCTCAACGACTGGAACATCGACCTTGTCCCCAAGTTCCTCATGTCCTCCGGCGAATTGACCAACATTCTCGTCTCTACCGATGTCACACGATATCTCGAGTTCAAGCAAGTCGCTGGCAGCTACGTCCAGCAGGGTGCCTCCAACAAGGCTACCGTCGCCAAGGTGCCCTCTGATGCCGCCGAGGCTCTGCGATCTCCCCTCATGGGTATCTTCGAGAAGCGACGCATGAAGTCCTTCATTGAGTGGGTTGGCACTTTCGACCCCAAGGACCCCGCGACACACAAAG GCCTGGACATCAACAAGTGCACCATGAAGGATGTCTATGACAAGTTCGGCCTCGAGGCCACCACAAAGGACTTCATTGGTCACGCCATGGCTCTCTACCTCACCGACGACTACATCACCACCCCCGGCCAGGCTCCCGAGGCCATCCAGCGAATCCGCCTGTACGGTAACTCTGTTGCTCGATACGGAAAGTCTCCTTACATCTACCCTCTCTACGGTCTTGGCGAGCTTCCCCAGGGTTTCGCCCGTCTGTCTGCCATCTACGGCGGTACTTACatgctcaacaccaacatcgaCGAGATCCAGTATGAGGGCGACAAGGCTGTGGGCATCGAGGCGACCATGACTGGtgttgaggagatgaagttcaagaccaaggccaagatgatTCTCGGTGACCCTTCCTACTTCcccaacaaggccaaggttgTCGGCCACGTCCTCCGAGCTATTTGCATTCTGAAGCACCCTCTCGCTGGTACCAACGACGCCGATTCCGCCCAGCTCATCATTCCCCAGTCTCAAGTTGGCCGAAAGAACG ACATCTACATTGCTTGCGTTTCTTCTGCTCACAACGTCTGCCCCAAGGGCTACTGGATCGCTATTGTCTCGACTATTGCCGAGACATCAGCTAACCACCACGTCGAGCTCCAAGCTGGTCTCGACCGCCTTGGCAAGATTGAGGAGCAGTTCATG GGTCCCCCTATTCCCATCTACGAGCCTCTTGAGGATGGTACCAAggacaacatcttcatctccaagagCTACGATGCCACCAGCCACTTCGAGACTACCACCGACGACGTCAAGGACATCTACCGCCGCGCCACCggcgaggagctcaaggttgAGGGTTTGAGGGAAGGTATCCAGGTTGCCGAGGAGCAGTAA
- a CDS encoding mitochondrial 39-S ribosomal protein L47 (MRP-L47)-domain-containing protein — translation MSMAAPSTIRPLAGRLVQASSSKVSATTSRVAYFSTTAPQCKRKTKDNNPKRGVSSLYGSGPREPLSMSNIPLPKPRQFKPRIKVDPDHGLWGFFPAQGKALATPKETEEHGRAWSVEELRKKSWEDLHSLWWVCCRERNMLSTSRQELIRSKLGFGEREIDTRDEEVLKTQRAIKHVLTERYYTWQDAVGVAMSDPEINFEGGEGQVYTPSAYEDEVDIAEWTQPEAESEAAKQIDPVATEAQEAKIEKELKKQ, via the exons ATGTCAATGGCAGCTCCTAGTACGATACGGCCATTGGCCGGTCGACTTGTCCAggcctcatcatcaaaggtCTCCGCCACCACATCTCGAGTCGCCTACTTCTCCACGACTGCACCACAATGCAAGCGAAAGACAAAAGACAACAATCCCAAGCGAGGTGTGAGTAGTCTGTACGGATCGGGACCTCGCGAGCCTCTGTCTATGTCAAACATTCCGCTACCGAAGCCACGACAGTTCAAGCCCAGGATCAAGGTCGACCCTGACCATGGTCTGTGGGGATTCTTCCCAGCACAAGGAAAGGCATTGGCAACACCCAAAGAGACTGAGGAGCATGGACGTGCATGGTCGGTTGAGGAGCTGCGAAAGAAGTCGTGGGAAGATCTACACTCTTTGTGGTGGGTGTGTTGCCGAGAGAGGAACATGCTATCTACATCAAGGCAAGAGCTCATTCGATCCAAGCTGGGATTCGGTGAGCGAGAGATTGATACTCGAGATGAGGAG GTCTTGAAGACACAGCGAGCCATCAAGCACGTCTTGACGGAGCGATATTACACATGGCAAGACGCCGTCGGTGTCGCCATGAGCGACCCCGAAATCAACTTCGAGGGCGGGGAAGGCCAAGTCTACACACCATCGGCATatgaagatgaggttgatATTGCTGAGTGGACACAACCAGAGGCCGAGTCAGAGGCGGCCAAGCAGATTGATCCTGTTGCCACAGAAGCACAGGaggccaagattgagaaggagttgaagaagcaatAA
- a CDS encoding fungal-specific transcription factor domain-containing protein codes for MDGPHYPSNGINTTSSGQTYPSPTAISPNQLQTGSPLPQTLPPLQPPTSAMQNMYGSHPHTPRTPGTPNTPGSASNMPSYQQQTSQPANRAGIYSMAQNQYPPPQAYGTSAMMPQATTAASHPQPIAPAPAGGRGPPVLRPMPPGGIMSQPGVSSPYGPGSLMQPTAVMPEGEPPTHVVGSQGRRGILPSAPGRPAAPAAGTGAKNTVIPVKDADGKFPCPHCTKTYLHAKHLKRHLLRHTGDRPYMCVLCRDTFSRSDILKRHFQKCSIRRGNPTGASHLSHPQAHVKKNQQQAQKAAGLAHEGDLNHLNGLSNLPADNMVHPFGMVPVSDGMNNMAQDQSQLSRSSSLGRLDNGNNADRRNMNGQVMGASQPYGADPNMNQQQMTGYSMPPAQNGLPMYGGSNTNPPSGLDWSQMFQAGAHQTYVNTSFNPNLGQTQSGIKPEPNAGPGTTGASASDTLLSNMGMQSHQTSYNLLSDQILNFFYPPNQAIDPSNAGMNLYFSPDNVKDFLDKYTHFHIHMPFIHVATFKVMEAYTGLLAGMCCIGACYSDNVTPSNVREMMDFLVVALQRDCKMMSNAEPLTGQPSHASRADIEELQAVLLTCILLLWNGNPQQRERARQIYPSLAANARRLNLFQSSRDPASLSPLHQIDFDRNTFDLQQWNWDTWVDQERRNRLMFGVFLMDVAMGLYFNSQPLFDVMEFHLPLPCDDTAWDADNAGDCASALGLNGDVAARDKNPYGTQRPKQPEMDWALKALLHPSYQIQPGSTNLYGKFVLIHGILALIRRAQIDGNAAQLSKFGTPPPNDWMTPAGHNSGRGTPVEGAAANVDPQSLQALVIALSKFKNNWDADMANQFPPTLPGSSNPRRHGFSRDGIHFYWLSNYLLKHTQAADLRLSPDARFVQIIQLLKSVKSWVMSDGASRGEELGSVGEIDDQYGAMDLTLEMAKLFKPLPQVVEDAGTASVKTELD; via the exons ATGGACGGTCCTCACTACCCCTCCAATGGTATAAACACGACTTCTTCTGGTCAGACTTATCCTTCACCAACCGCGATTTCTCCCAACCAACTTCAAACCGGCTCTCCTCTCCCTCAGACTCTGCCACCGCTGCAGCCTCCAACCTCGGCCATGCAGAACATGTACGGAAGCCACCCTCATACGCCGCGAACCCCAGGCACCCCGAACACGCCTGGGTCGGCCTCCAACATGCCTAGCTACCAGCAGCAGACATCGCAGCCCGCGAACCGTGCTGGTATTTACTCAATGGCCCAGAACCAATACCCTCCTCCCCAGGCCTATGGCACCTCTGCCATGATGCCCCAGGCGACCACTGCCGCGTCTCACCCACAGCCTATCGCGCCTGCTCCTGCTGGTGGTCGCGGTCCTCCTGTGCTGCGTCCTATGCCTCCTGGAGGCATCATGTCTCAACCTGGTGTTTCGTCGCCTTACGGTCCTGGTTCTCTTATGCAGCCCACTGCGGTGATGCCAGAGGGCGAACCTCCTACTCACGTTGTTGGCTCTCAGGGACGACGCGGAATCCTGCCCAGTGCTCCTGGACGGCCTGCTGCCCCAGCCGCTGGTACTGGCGCCAAGAACACCGTGATTCCTGTCAAGGACGCAGATGGCAAATTCCCTTGCCCTCACTGCACAAAGACTTACCTCCATGCCAAGCATCTTAAGCGCCACCTTCTGCGAC ACACCGGTGATCGCCCTTACATGTGTGTTCTTTGCCGCGATACCTTCTCTCGAAGTGATATCCTGAAGCGTCATTTCCAAAAGTGCTCTATCCGCCGTGGCAACCCCACTGGAGCTAGTCACTTGTCGCACCCTCAGGCTCACGTTAAGAAGAACCAGCAGCAGGCTCAGAAGGCCGCCGGCCTCGCCCACGAGGGTGATCTCAACCACCTCAATGGCTTGAGCAACCTGCCCGCAGACAACATGGTCCACCCATTTGGCATGGTCCCAGTCTCGGATGGCATGAACAACATGGCCCAGGATCAGAGCCAACTCTCTCGATCCAGCTCGCTTGGTCGTCTCGACAACGGTAACAACGCTGACAGACGGAACATGAACGGTCAGGTCATGGGTGCTTCGCAGCCCTATGGCGCTGACCCCAACATGAACCAGCAGCAGATGACTGGCTACAGCATGCCTCCCGCTCAGAACGGACTGCCCATGTACGGCGGCTCCAACACAAACCCTCCATCTGGCCTTGATTGGTCTCAGATGTTCCAGGCTGGTGCGCATCAAACCTACGTCAACACATCTTTCAATCCTAATCTTGGACAGACTCAGAGCGGAATCAAACCCGAACCTAATGCCGGGCCCGGAACGACAGGCGCCAGCGCCAGCGACACCCTTTTGTCGAATATGGGAATGCAATCTCACCAAACCTCATACAATCTTCTTTCTGATCAGATCCTTAATTTCTTCTATCCTCCTAATCAAGCCATCGATCCCTCTAACGCGGGGATGAATCTCTACTTCTCGCCTGACAACGTCAAGGACTTCTTGGACAAGTACACTCATTTCCACATCCACATGCCTTTCATTCATGTCGCGACGTTTAAGGTCATGGAGGCGTATACTGGCTTACTTGCAGGCATGTGTTGCATCGGCGCCTGTTACTCAGACAATGTCACCCCGTCTAATGTTCGCGAAATGATGGATTTTCTTGTCGTCGCACTTCAACGCGACTGCAAGATGATGTCTAATGCTGAACCTTTGACAGGGCAACCGAGTCACGCATCTCGGGCTGATATTGAAGAGCTTCAGGCTGTCTTGCTAACATGTATATTATTACTCTGGAATGGAAACCCTCAACAGAGAGAGCGGGCTCGACAGATCTACCCTTCTCTTGCAGCCAACGCCAGGCGACTGAATCTCTTCCAGTCATCACGGGACCCTGCTTCTCTGTCACCCCTTCACCAAATCGATTTTGACCGGAACACTTTTGATTTGCAGCAATGGAACTGGGATACTTGGGTTGATCAAGAGCGTCGGAATCGTCTAATGTTTGGCGTCTTTTTAATGGACGTCGCCATGGGACTTTACTTCAACTCTCAACCCTTGTTCGATGTTATGGAATTTCATCTACCTTTGCCTTGCGACGACACAGCTTGGGATGCGGACAATGCCGGGGACTGTGCTTCTGCGCTTGGCCTCAACGGCGATGTTGCCGCTCGCGATAAGAATCCTTATGGCACTCAGCGACCAAAGCAGCCTGAGATGGACTGGGCTCTCAAAGCTCTTCTGCACCCCTCGTATCAGATACAACCTGGAAGCACCAACCTTTATGGAAAGTTTGTTCTCATCCATGGCATATTAGCTCTGATTCGGCGGGCTCAGATTGACGGCAATGCGGCTCAGCTGTCCAAATTTGGAACGCCTCCTCCCAATGATTGGATGACTCCAGCCGGCCACAATAGTGGACGGGGTACTCCTGTGGAGGGGGCGGCTGCCAACGTTGACCCACAAAGTCTGCAGGCACTTGTTATCGCTCTGAGCAAGTTCAAGAATAATTGGGATGCGGATATGGCCAACCAGTTCCCGCCAACATTGCCGGGATCTAGCAATCCTCGGCGGCACGGGTTCTCGCGAGATGGCATCCATTTCTATTGGCTTTCCAATTACCTGCTCAAGCACACGCAAGCGGCGGACTTACGGTTGTCGCCGGATGCCCGCTTTGTCCAAATTATCCAATTATTGAAGTCAGTGAAGTCGTGGGTGATGTCAGATGGCGCgagcagaggagaagaattAGGATCTGTTGGAGAGATTGATGATCAGTATGGAGCAATGGATCTCACATTAGAGATGGCAAAATTATTCAAACCACTTCCGCAAGTGGTGGAAGACGCTGGCACTGCGTCTGTCAAGACGGAGCTTGACTAA